GGCGGATCTCGTCGACCAGCGCGTCAAGCGCCTCATCCGTGAGCGCGGGTCCCGTCTCCAGCGCGGGAACGGGCTGAGTGGGCCCCCACACCGGGAGCTCCCACGGGGGCGTGACGCCGTGTGTGACGCGGGTCGTCACGCTGGTCAGCGCCCTGCCGGTGTCCTCGCCGTCGCGCGCCGTCTCCAGCGTCGACCACGCTCCGGCCAGGGTGACGGCAGTCCTTGCTTGGACGCGTGCGACGCGTGCCCCGGCGGCCGTCACGGCCGTCAGTCGCGTCTCCTCCGTGCGGGCCTCGGCGAGCAGCCGGGCGCGCGCCACGGCCGCCTCGTCGCGGGACTCCTGCTGAATCCCGCGGATCGCTCCGAGGGCGCCCGGGGTGAGCGCGGTGCGCTCCCACAACCCGTGCACCAGCCACAGGGCCTTGGCCGCGACCGGCAGCCACGCCACGGCCAGCCACGCGCCGGCCGACTCCTCAGCCGTGAGCGCGTGGGCGACCAGGACGCCCGTGGCGATCAGGCCGAAGGCCCAGCCGACGGCGGTCACGGCGTGGCTGTGGTCGCCCTGCGCGGCCAACCGGCGTTCGTAGGCGAGGGTGGCGAGCCATCCGCCGTCGATGCCGAGACCGACGACCAGGGCGACGGGCCACGGCATGGCCGTGCCCAGCCACATCACGACCACGGCGAGGGTGAGCACCATGGACACCGCCGTCATCGCCACGGCGGGCAGAACGGTCTTGGCGTTCACGCCGCACCCCCGTCCGCAGCGGATACGTCGGTGTAGCCGTGCAGGTGCACCTCTGCGCCCGCGTAGTCGGTCGATGCCTTCAGCACGCGTGTCGTGCCGGCGGCCTGCAGCCCGTGGGTCACCGTCTCCGGTGGCACGGCCAGGGCCTCCCGCCACGCCTCGAACGCGTGCAGACCCTCGTGGAAGCGCAGGGTCAGCCGTTCGGGGTAGATGCGGGACAGGTCGACGTCCGGGGCGGGCAGGTGCCCGAAGTCAGCAGCGAGCAGCCGCAGCACGCGCAAGGGCGCGGCCAGACCGTCCAGCGTCAGCAGCTCGTTCACGCCGCACCGCCCGGGAGGCTCGCGTCGGCCGTGCGGTTGACCAGGTCCCGACGGGCGGCCAGCACCCGGCGGCGGGCCCGGCGGATGCGGCGCTCGTCCAGCTCGGTCGGCGTGCGGTCCAGGGTGACGATCTGCGCGTCGAGCAAGTCGACATCCGCCAGGATCGCGGGCATCTCCGACTCGATCGCGTCCAGCTCAGCGTCCGTCGGCTCCATCCAGGGAGCGAACGCGGTAACAGCGTCCTGAACAGTGACGATGTGGTTCATTGGGTCGTGTTCCTCTCAGCGTGGAACGGCCCGACGCGGCTCCCGGGGTGCCACCCGGGAGCCGCTTGCCGTTGGAGTCGGTTCCGGCTCCCCGCGCCCCCGCCCGTACGTCCTCACGCAGAGCGCGGAACGGACGGGCGGGAGAGGCAGCCGGCCGCAGCATCAGCGCCGCGAACCAGAACGGACCGAACTGTCGACGGCGCCGCCGGCCGGTCCGTACCGGCGGCGCCTGGATATGGCGTCGGTTCACATCGACCTCCCGCGTTCGCAGGGACATAGGGCGCGACTTCATGGCGCGCCGTCCGTCTTTTCGACTCGGGGAGACGGGGCCCACTTGTTCAGTTGTCAACCAACGGCCACTTCCTTCGTACTCACCCCCCAGCGAGAGCGGGGGCTTTCCTCCGTGCGATGCAGTACCTGTTTTACAGGTACTGCATAGGGGTCCGTCAAGTACAGCGACGCAATCTCTTTGTCTCGCGCCGGGACGTCCTGGCGTATCTTCAGAATCCCCGCAGATCAGGGGAGTTGGTTACCCCGCTCATGGACAGCTCTGGGACTTCTGGCTACGGTCAAGAAGTCCCTAGACGTCCCACCGGGGGTGCAGATGTCGAACGAGCGCTTACGAACCGCTCTCCTCGCCCGTGGCATGACCGTGCAGAGCCTCGCTGAGGCGATCGGAGTGAGCCCCAAGACGGTCGAACGCTGGATCACGCAGGGCAAGGTGCCGTACCTGCGTCACCAGTACGCGACGGCAGCGACCCTCAAGGTCGACGTGACCACGCTGTGGGAGGACGGGCGGACCGTCGGCAGTGCGGCGGACCTCACGAAAGCCGAAATAGCGACGGTCTACCCGCATCGCCACACGGTGCCTACTGGCCTCTGGCGAGAGTTGTACGGACGTGCAGAGCGAAACCTAGACGTCCTCGTGTACTCGGGTCTCTTCCTGTCTGAAGACCCGCTCTTCCATGACCTCGTGAGGGCGAAGGTGGAAGCGGGGGCGCGGGTGCGCATCCTGCTGGGGGACCCGGAGTGTGCGGCTGTCCGGCAACGCGGCATTGACGAGGGACACCACATCATGGACGGCAAGATCCGCAATGCCCTCGTGCTGTACCGGCCCCTCATGCGGAGTCACCCGGACGTTGGTGTCCGGCTGCACGATTCGACGCTGTACAACTCGATCTACCGGGCCGATGACGAGATGCTCGTCAACCCCCACGTCTACGGCATCGGCGCCTACATGGCGCCCGTACTGCACCTGCGGCGACTCCCCGGCGGAAGTCTCTTCGACACGTACGCGAATAGCATCGATCACACATGGGAGAACGCGCGTCCGGTCACTGACCAGGACGTCAAGAGCATCACGGGAGCCTGACCATGGGACGTATCGACTACCTGCACGACCCGGACGCACCGCCGGCCAACTCGGTCGTGCCGTCCGTTGTTGCTTTCGTCCAGAACGACGCAGGGCAGGTGTTGATGATCCAGCGTTCTGACAACGGCAGGTGGGCACTGCCCGGCGGTGGTCACGACGTGGGGGAGTCCATCAGTGACACGGTGGTCCGTGAGGTCTGGGAAGAGACCGGCATCAGGGCGGAAGTGATCGACGTGTCCGGCCTCTACACAGACCCCGGGCACGTCATGCAGTACGACGATGGCGAAGTCCGTCAGCAGTTCAGCATTTGCTTCCGGGCCCGGCCGGTCGGCGGCGACCTCCGTACGAGCAACGAAACGACTCAGGTCCGATGGGTTGCCCCGGCGGACCTGGCGACGCTGGACGTGCACCCCACGATGCGGCTCCGGATTGAGCACGCGATGGACCGGACGCGCACGGCGCCTTACATCGGCTGACGCTTGGCGGCGGCGACCCGTTCGAGGACGCGGCAGGTGCACGCGAGGATCTCGGGTTCGGCACGCCGGATGAACTTGCCGATCAGGCTGTCCGGCCCGTAGCGCCCGGTGATTTCGTTGATCCGGTCCACGGGGTTGGTCGGGGTGCCGTCCGGGGTGGTGTTCATGTCGCAGTAGCAGAGCGCATCGTTCAGGTGCTCGCTCTCACGGGGGAACTCACCATCAAGCTCAGCACGCAAGCCGCGCGCGTCCGCCTCAAGCCATGAGCACGAGTGATGGGCGACCAGGTTGACGACCTGCTCGTCGGCGGCAGCCACGTCCCGGAGGTACCGTGCGCCGTCCAGGGGGTGGAAGCCTGTCTTGGCCAGGTCCGGCGCATAGCCGATGTCATGCAGGACCGCCGCAGCCTCCAACAGATCCGCATCCTGATCGAGGATGAGCGCGATGGTGCGCGCCCTCTCAGCGACCCCGAGGCAGTGTTTCCAGCGTCGCGGCAGCGGCTCAGCGAGCAGCGACTCAGCCAGGGGATAAGCCCACTCCGTCAACGTCGACAAGCTACGAACGCCCCTCTCGCGCCGGCACGGCGCGGACCGTCCGCACCTTGCCCTGTCCTCCGCCCGCCAGCACGCCGGCGACCTCCAACTTCTCCAGCGCCTTCGTCACGGTCGGACGTGACACTCCGAACCGTTCGGCCAGTGCGGAAGCGCTCGGGAACGCTTCCCCTACTTCGAGTCCCTCAGTCGCGATGATCTCTGCGATTCGCTGATCGAGTGTGCGCCGGTCGACTTGCACCCCCGCGCGTACGACGCGCCACCGCTCGCCCCGTACTGGTTCGGCCACGCCCTCCTGGCGCAGCACGCCGAATGCGCGTAGGGCGACCCCACGGGAGACCTTGTGATCGCGCATGAGTTCGGCCAGCGACGGTAGTTCTGTCATGTTTGGGTCATCCTCGATCTGCCTCTTCACTGCGTCGGCAATCTTCAGGAAGGTTCCCCGAGGGTTGGCCTGCTGCGACATTCCGCTCCCTGTCTGTCGGCCGTCCACACCGGTAATCCTCCCACGACTGTCACACGTCGGGGAGGGGCGTAGCGCAATGGCAACTGAGCCCAAAGCGGACGTCTTGCGGCAGCGCAACTTCGAATGGCGCGGTATCCAACAGAACCTATTCACTATGCCCATTGCAATGCATGGCTACGCTGCCTATCGGCTAGGCAATTGAGAGATGTAAATTGCCACCGCAGCCCCTGCAATTGTCACTATCAATGACACTAGGGCTACTGTTGCACTCGTCGTTAGACTGATGCGTGAATGCTCATCTGCGTCGTCCCTTGGGTTGGCCGCGTGCAGGCTAGATTCCAGTGCGACCCACTTATGTCCGCGAGAATCTTTGAACTTCATGACGGGCGTTCCGGGGCCATCGGAGGCCCCTTCTACCATGATGCGCAGAGTTCCTGGTTCAAGAGAGGCGAAAGAGACTTTAAAGTCGGACAGCTCTAGATGTACGTCGTGTACGGACTCGTCGCTGCGATTCTCGACGATCAGAACGGGTCGCCCCTCCGTGTCTCGACTGACGTGTGCAAACACTTGCCCTGCCACAGAGCGGGAGTCGAGCTTGCGACTCACCTTCCTGGTGTAGGCGGCGGCGAAAAAGGCGAACGCGGCGCCCACGCCTCCCGATAGAGCGGCCAGAGTTGTGAGAAGTTCCTCCATCACGACCCCGCCTTCTTCGTGGAGGCAGTAGCCTCGGG
This is a stretch of genomic DNA from Streptomyces hawaiiensis. It encodes these proteins:
- a CDS encoding protein spdB, with the protein product MNAKTVLPAVAMTAVSMVLTLAVVVMWLGTAMPWPVALVVGLGIDGGWLATLAYERRLAAQGDHSHAVTAVGWAFGLIATGVLVAHALTAEESAGAWLAVAWLPVAAKALWLVHGLWERTALTPGALGAIRGIQQESRDEAAVARARLLAEARTEETRLTAVTAAGARVARVQARTAVTLAGAWSTLETARDGEDTGRALTSVTTRVTHGVTPPWELPVWGPTQPVPALETGPALTDEALDALVDEIRHSETPALSYREMSARFRAAGHAASEVRLRAAWKRVVA
- a CDS encoding DUF6284 family protein, giving the protein MNHIVTVQDAVTAFAPWMEPTDAELDAIESEMPAILADVDLLDAQIVTLDRTPTELDERRIRRARRRVLAARRDLVNRTADASLPGGAA
- a CDS encoding helix-turn-helix domain-containing protein codes for the protein MSNERLRTALLARGMTVQSLAEAIGVSPKTVERWITQGKVPYLRHQYATAATLKVDVTTLWEDGRTVGSAADLTKAEIATVYPHRHTVPTGLWRELYGRAERNLDVLVYSGLFLSEDPLFHDLVRAKVEAGARVRILLGDPECAAVRQRGIDEGHHIMDGKIRNALVLYRPLMRSHPDVGVRLHDSTLYNSIYRADDEMLVNPHVYGIGAYMAPVLHLRRLPGGSLFDTYANSIDHTWENARPVTDQDVKSITGA
- a CDS encoding NUDIX domain-containing protein; this encodes MGRIDYLHDPDAPPANSVVPSVVAFVQNDAGQVLMIQRSDNGRWALPGGGHDVGESISDTVVREVWEETGIRAEVIDVSGLYTDPGHVMQYDDGEVRQQFSICFRARPVGGDLRTSNETTQVRWVAPADLATLDVHPTMRLRIEHAMDRTRTAPYIG
- a CDS encoding HD domain-containing protein, whose translation is MSTLTEWAYPLAESLLAEPLPRRWKHCLGVAERARTIALILDQDADLLEAAAVLHDIGYAPDLAKTGFHPLDGARYLRDVAAADEQVVNLVAHHSCSWLEADARGLRAELDGEFPRESEHLNDALCYCDMNTTPDGTPTNPVDRINEITGRYGPDSLIGKFIRRAEPEILACTCRVLERVAAAKRQPM
- a CDS encoding GntR family transcriptional regulator; amino-acid sequence: MSQQANPRGTFLKIADAVKRQIEDDPNMTELPSLAELMRDHKVSRGVALRAFGVLRQEGVAEPVRGERWRVVRAGVQVDRRTLDQRIAEIIATEGLEVGEAFPSASALAERFGVSRPTVTKALEKLEVAGVLAGGGQGKVRTVRAVPAREGRS